The nucleotide sequence TCCCCAAACACGTATAGGCGGAAAATCTTTAATAACATTGAACCCTTTATTTTTTAAAATGGTGTACGATATAGAATTGTTCAACGCAATTGTTGGCATATAAAAACACATTGCCAAAAGCATTACATAAAAAAACGACGACGGATTATCTACCTGTGGTAAATAAAACAACACCAAACCGTACAAAATATGAAGCAAACCATACAAACGTTCGGCATTTATCCAACGATCGGCAATAATTCCGCTAAGTGTAGGTACAAAAATAGAGGCTATACCCATGGTTCCAAAAACGGCTCCAAATTGTGCTCCATCCCACTGTTTAGTGCCAAACCAATAATTACCAATTGTTATTAACCAGGCTCCCCAAACAAAAAACTGTAGGAAATTCATGGCTATTAGTTTTGATTTTATGCCCATTTAGTATCGTTTTTGAATAAAAAGTATGTAAAAATATTAATTTTTAACGGTAAGAAAAAGCTAAACAATATTTATGGTTTTTTGTGCCAAATCTAAAATCATATTGAACTGTTCTTCTCTTGTAAGGTTTGAATTGTCAATTACCACTGCATTTTCTGCAACAATTAAAGGAGAATCTTTTCGGGTAGAATCAATTTTGTCGCGTTCTACAACATTTTTTAGTACTTCATCAAACGATACGTTCATATTTTTCTCCTGCATTTCTAAAAATCTTCGTTGAGCTCTGATTTCAGCCGAAGCCGTCATAAAGATTTTTAATTCGGCATCAGGAAAAACAACCGTTCCAATATCTCTGCCATCCATCACCACACCTTTGTCAATACCGTATTTTTTTTGCTGTTGGACTAATTTTGTACGGATTTCTGAAACAGCGGCAATTTTACTTACAAAATTAGATACTTCAATGGATCTTATTTTATCATCTACATTTTCATCGTTCAGATAAATTTCGGCAAAACCCAAATCATCGTTAAATTTAAAAGACAAGTAAATTTGATTGAGGCTTTCAATCAGTTTATCGGTATAAAAATAAGTTTCCGAAATAAAATTTTGTTGTATGGCATATAAGGTTACGGCACGGTACATAGCACCTGTATCAACATAAATATAGTTTAGTGCTTTTGCCAGCTGTTTTGCCAGCGTGCTTTTTCCGGTTGATGAATGACCATCAATAGCTATGGTTATTTTTTTCAAAGCAATTTATTTTATCTGCAAAAATATTACAGTTTAACCGATAAGCCAAACAAATTGGTGTTTCCTGCCAATGTAAAGCGGTTGTATGCGTATTCAATGCGGAAACGTTTTACTTTTAAGCCGAAACCTGCGGTAAAACCTGCGAAGCTGCGTTGTTCTAATAATTTCATTTCTTCACCGTTTTTAAAGTTGTAGCCTAAACGTATATTGAAATTTTTCTCGGGAAAAAGTTCTACACCCAATACAATGTGACGCATTAGGTTGTTACCAAAACCAACTTTTTCTTCGGTAACATTGTTTTCTAAATCTACTTGTGAACGGTTGGGATTAGAGAAAGAAATATCCCATTTTTGCAGATTATCTAACGTTAAATGCCAACGAATTGGTACATTTTCTAACAGTTTGCTGAATCCTAAAACGGTTCTAAAAGGCAATGATTCGCGCGTATCTTCGTAACTTGATAACTGACCACCCAGATTTTTAAACGTTAAACCAACAGTCCACCCGGTTTCATCATTGTTATACAAACCACCAATATCTGCTGCAACAGCAAACGAATTATAGCTTTCTAAAGTTGATGAAATAGCTTTAATGTTTGCCCCGACAGAAAAATTGGTATCTTGAAAAGGATGTGCATAACCAACTGAAACTGCGATGTCATTACCGCTGAAAGATCCGGTTGCAGTACCGTTTTCGTCGTAACCTTCCATTGATCCGTAGTTTAAAAAAGTAACGCCCACGTGAAAGTTACGTCCGTTATTAAACTTATGGGCATAGGCTGCCGATCCTAAGCTTATATCGCCATAATATCTACCAAAATTAACAGCCAACATATTGTTCATTTCATCATTTAATGCAGCCGGATTGTACAACACCTGGTTAACTTCGTTACCGGTTATGGTAACGTTTGTGCCACCTAGTGCGGCTTGTTTGGGCGATGTAGGCATTTGTAAAAACTGGTAAGCGTCTTTACCGCCTACCTGTGCATTTACAGTTGTTAAGGTTATTAAAGAAACTAAAGTTAATAGTTTGCGCATATTAGGTTGAATTACGTAAAAACGAATATATAACTTTATAACGACAGAATAAAAAAAATGGTATGTTTTCGTTAATGATTTTTTATAATGAATTTATAAGTTGTTATTCTTTTGTAAATGTAAACTGACCGCCACCTTGTTTTAAGATCACTGTTTTTTCAACAGGATTAAATTCTAACACAATTCCTGCCAAATCAAATTTAAATTTATCTTTTTCAATTGCTTCTAATGGAAAAGAAGATTGACCCGTTGCCTGAGCTATTAGTGTTGCACCTTCTTTTGTGATTTCGATTTTTAAAGGAATTTGTTTTGACACATACATTCCTAAATATTTATCTAAATCTTGTGCAGTAACTTTATAAGTAGAAAATACAGGAAGCTCATAAGGTTTATTATAAACCGCACTTAAAACAGCAATAGAAATATCGTTAATTTTAACGTTTGTTCCATTTGAAATTAACACGTAAGAAATCTTACCGTCGTAAAAATAAGTAAATATAGAACTAAACCCATCAATTCCGCCTGTGTGTCCGTAACCTGTTTTATCATAAAAAGGAAGCGTAAACAATCCCAAGCCATAACCGTCATTGATTGTTTTCATCAATTCAAGGCTTTCATTTTTCAAAATTTTACCTTGAAATAAAGCATCATTGAATTTTGCCAAATCGGTAGCAGTAGAAACAATTCCGCCTGCTCCTAAAGGAATCGAAGTATCGGTTTCCGGTTCGGCAACCCACGATCCCATATTACTGTATGATTTAGCTTCTTGGTTATCTGTATTTATTTTTCCGCCTAAATAGGTGTTTTTTAAATTTAAAGGTTTAGCAATATATTTTTGAAGTAATTGGGCATAGCTTTCTTTGAAACTTTTTTCAAGGATATACGATAATAATACATAATTTGAATTACTATAAGAAAATTTGGTATCAGGATCAAAATCACTACCAGCCAATGTAATAATTTCAACCATTTCTTTTTCTGTTTTTGGTTGTGTATTATAAGTTACGTACGCTTCATCATCAGTAAAATTATGGATACCGCTACGGTGATTAAGTAACTGTTTTATGGTTATTTTATCAGAATTCTTAATACCCGGGAAATAGCTGTTTATTGTTTGATTTAAGCTTAATTTATCTTCTTCAACAGCTTTTAGAACCAATACGGCTGTAAACGTTTTTGAAATGGAGCCAATTCTGTATTTGGTTAATTCATTTGCTTTTAAGTTTTTTTCAACATCGGCAAAACCAATGGCTTTAGAATAGATTATTTGTCCGTTTTGAGAAACGGCAACGCTTCCCATAAATTTATTATGAGTTTCAAGCTCACCAAAGTATTTGTCTAATTTGGTTTTATCAAAACTTTGTGCAAATCCAATCTGACATAAAAGTCCAATAAAAAGTGTTTTGTAAATAGTTGTTCTCATTTTTGATTATTTAAGTGTTAATGTATTTTTGTATAAAAGGCTAAAATAACAAAAAAGCTAATACATTTCTGCATTAGCTTTTTAATCAATTTATATTTTAATTAAGCTTCTTTAACCGTAAGCTCTTTTGCGTTTTTAACTTTTTGATTTGTCAATGCCAAGTCAATAACCTCGGTCATTTTATCAACGTAATGAAACGTTAATCCCGTTAAATATTCCGGTTTTATTTGATCGATATCGCGTTTATTGTCTTTACAAAGAATAATTTCTTTAATGTTCGCACGTTTTGCAGCCAATATTTTTTCTTTGATACCACCAACCGGAAGCACTTTTCCACGTAAGGTAATTTCACCTGTCATTGCTACATTTTTCTTTATTTTTCGTTGGGTAAAACTCGAAACCATTGAGGTTAACATGGCAATACCTGCCGACGGACCATCTTTTGGCGTAGCACCTTCCGGTACGTGAACGTGAATTTTGTATTTTTCGAACACTTTTGCATCAATTCCAAACAAATTACTGTTTGCTTTAATATATTCCAACGCAATTGTTGCCGATTCTTTCATTACATTACCCAGATTTCCGGTCATTGTAAGTGTTCCTTTTCCTTCAGAAAGTATCGATTCTATAAACAAAATATCTCCACCAACGCGTGTCCAAGCCAAGCCTGTAACGACTCCGGCAACATCGTTTGTTTCGTATTTATCATAATCAAATTTAGGTGCACCTAAAATTTTAACGATATCTTCTTCGGTCAGTTTTTCGTTGAATTCTTCTTCTAAAACAATCGATTTTGCAATATTTCGTACAATAGTCGCAACTTCTTTATCTAACCTGCGTACACCCGATTCACGCGTGTATTTGGTAACAATAAACTCCATTACTTTTTTAGGAATACTGATTGTTTTAGCGTCTAAACCGTGCTCTTTTAGCTGTTTTGGAAGCAAATGCTGTCTTAAAATCTCCGTTTTTTCTTCAATGGTGTAACCGTTCATTTCAATAACTTCCATACGATCCAACAACGCAGGCTGAATGGTATTTAAGCTGTTTGATGTAGCAATGAATAGTATTTTTGAAAGATCGAAACCTAATTCCACGAAATTATCATAGAATTCTTTGTTTTGTTCCGGATCTAAAACTTCTAACATCGCACTTGACGGATCGCCCTGATGACTGCTAGACAATTTATCGATTTCATCTAAAACAAACACCGGATTTGACGTTTTTGCTTTTTTGATGGATTGAATGATACGTCCCGGCATAGCACCGATATAGGTTTTACGGTGTCCGCGAATTTCGGCTTCGTCACGCAAACCACCTAACGAAATACGGACATATTCGCGACCTATTGCTTTTGCAATCGATTTTCCAATAGATGTTTTACCCACACCCGGCGGTCCATACAGACATAAAATGGGAGATTTCATATCGTTGCGAAGCTTTAAAACCGCCATGTGTTCAATTACACGACGTTTAACATCTTCTAATCCGTAATGATCTTTATCTAAAATCTTTTTAGCGTTTTTAAGATCAAATTTATCAACGGTGTATTCGTTCCAAGGCAATTCCAACAACAATTCCAGGTAATTTCTTTGGATAGAAAATTCTGCAACTTGTGGATTCATACGCTGCATTTTGCTTAATTCTTTATCAAAATGCTCTTGAACTTTAGCATCCCATTTTTTAGATTTTGCTTTTGTACGCATTTCTTCGAATTCCTGCTCGTGCGAAACACCGCCCAATTCTTCCTGAATGGTTTTTATTTGCTGGTGTAAGAAATATTCTTTTTGCTGTTGATCTAAATCGATACGTACTTTAGTTTGAATATCGTTTTTTAAATTCAGTTTCTGAAGTTCGGTATTCATTCTGCGCAGGGTTTCCAACGCACGTTCTTTTAGATCATTTTTCTCTAAAAGAGCTTGCTTATCTGCAACATCAAGATTTAGGTTTGATGAAACAAAGTTGACCAAAAACGAATCACTTTCGATGTTTTTAAGTGCAAAAGCAGCTTCGGATGGAATATTCGGATTTTCGCGAACAATTTCCTGTGCCGTTTCTTTAACTGTTTCAATAATTGTTTTAAACTCTAAATCATTTGTATCAGGCTTCGTGTCTTCTGTTTCAACAACTTTTGCTTTTAAGTACGGATTTTCCTGAATAATTTCATCAATTGCAAAACGCTTTTTACCTTGTAAAATTACGGTAATATTACCATCGGGTAACTTTAACGTTTTTAGAATTTTAGCAACGGTACCAAATCGGTAAATATCATTTCCACCGGGAACTTCAACTTCTTCGTTAAGCTGTGCAACAACTCCAATTGTTTTATTTCCTTCTAAAGCTTCGTTGATTAATTTGATAGATTTGTCGCGACCTGCTGTAATAGGAATTACAACACCCGGAAATAAAACCATGTTGCGTAAAGGTAATATGCTAAGTTCTGTAGGAATTTCTTCTTTGTTCATTGCCTCTTCGTCTTCCTGCGAAAACAACGGAATAAATTCTGCGTTTGAATCTAAATCTTGAAGTGACAAATTGTCTAATGATATAATTTTTTCGTGTGACATAAATATTTTATAAGTCAAAATGTCATTTTTAAAGATAAATAACATTTTAAAACGTTCAATTCGTATATATTTCTAACTAAATACTTAATGTTTCAATATTTATGCCAATAAAAAAACCTTACAGTTGTAAGGTTTAAGTTATTCGTAGGTAACGTAGTTAAAATTACCGTTTGTAATTCGTTGTGGTTCTAAAGATAATTCTACTTCCTCTTCAAGTTCGTATGGAAAAAGAATATAGTCAAAATTACCGTTCATATATTGTGCAGTTCCATTTACGTGTGTTATGTTGGCATAACCTGCATTTTGATTTTCGGCAGCGTTTAATGTAGAATATTCTACCCATATTTTTTGTAATTTTCCGTCTTCGTCCGGTACTAATTCTTGAACACGTAAAGTAGCACTACTTAAATAATTGTTTGGATTATCAATACTTAACGTTGTTGGAAAATTACCAACACTCATACTGCTGAAATTAATATAAAGATAAGCAGATTTATAACGGGTTTCCGGATCTGACGTGTCTTCGCTGTTAACCATTGATAACTTAGAAATAATAGACATAGTATTACCTTCAAAACCTACAGAAACCTTGTCAGCTATAACCGTTTGTTTTGAATTTAGGTCAAAACTAAGAATAGGGTTGCCTGGTAAGTTGTCATCCTTTACTTTTTCATCAATAGTTTCTGTTTCACACGATGCAAATCCTGCTGCCAAAACTACTGATGCCAAAATATATTTTAATTTTCTCATAAGATTTAGTAAGAATGTTAAATTTATCCAAATATAAAATTATTTTTTTTACATACGAAAGTATTTGTAAAAATATTATTTATTTTAACTAATAGCTTGTTTTTTGGCTGTTTTTATCAATAAAATAATTCCTACAGCGAAAAAAACAATCAAGAATAAAATCGCATTTTGCATTTTGCCTGTAATTTGAGCTATACCTCCGTAAATAATCATACCTATTACGATTCCGATCTTTTCGGTTACATCGTAAAAACTAAAAAAAGAGGTGGTATCTTTAGTGTTTAATGGTAATAATTTTGAATAGGTTGATCTTGAAAGCGACTGAATACCGCCCATTACCAAACCAACCATAGCTGCTACAATGTAAAAACTGGTTGGTTTTACTACAAAATAAGCACATATACAGATAAAAATCCAAGCGGTGTTTATCACAATTAAGGCATTAATATTACCTATTCTTTTTGATAATTTTGATGTAAGAATTGCACCAACAACCGCAATTAGTTGAATGAGAAGGATACTAACGATTAACCCCATTTGTCGTTGGTCGTCGTCTTTCCATTGAACTTCTTTCTCTCCAAAATACGCAGCAATAATCATTACGGTTTGTACTGCCATGCTGTACACAAAGAAAGCACCTAAATATCCTTTTAAAATGGGATATTGCTTTAATTCATTGAAAATTCGTTTTAATTCTCTGAAACCTGAAAAGAATGCTTGTGAGTTGATTTTGTTTGAGTTTCTGAAATTAGGTAATAGTCTATATGATATCTGACTAAAACCCAACCACCAGATTCCGACTAATACGAAAGAGAACTTCATTGCCTGCATAGGTCCGTCAAAACCAAAAAGTTCACTTTTCATCACCATTGCAAGGTTAATAATCAGTAGTATTACCGAACCAATGTATCCTAACGAATATCCTTTGGCAGAAACCGTGTCTTGTTGTTCGGGATAAGCAATATCGGGCAGATAAGAGTTATAGAAAACCAAACTTCCCCAAAAACCAATCAGTGCCAACATATAAAAGAGCAGACTTATATAAAGGTTGTTTAAATCGAAAAAGTAAAGCATCATACACGAAATAGATCCTATGAAACAAAACAATTTCAAGAAAAACTTTTTGTTACCCAAATAATCGGCAACCCCCGATAAAAGCGGAGAGATAAAAGCTATTATTAAAAAACCAATGGCGGTTACATAACTTATAATTGATTCGCTTGGGGTTTCGATTCCGAAAAACGGAGCAGATTCTTTATCTTCTAACCTAAACAAGGCGCCGTAAAACAACGGAAAAATAGAAGATGAGATTACTAAGGCATATACAGAATTTGCCCAATCGTAAAAAGCCCATGCGTTAAGAACTTTTTTTTCGCCTTTTATAAATGTTTTCATAAGAGAAAGTTAAGGCAGTTAACACCGCCTTTTAAGTAAATTAGTATTTTTTACCAAATTTAGCAGCTTCGGCTTTTGCTTCGGGAATTAATTTTTTAATATTGGCAATACGGGTTTGATCGCTGGGGTGGGTGCTTAACAGTTCGGGAGTTTTACTACCGCTTTGTGCTGACATTCGTTGCCAAAATGAAGTAGCGTTATCTGGATTGTATCCTGCAATTGCCATTAAAATTAAACCAATTCTATCGGCTTCTGATTCATGCTTACGACTAAAAGGCATCATTCCAAATACATTACTACCTGCTCCGTACGCTCCCATTGCAAGTTCTTGAGTTTCTTTACTCATATTCATTTCACTAGTTCCTACAGCAACTCCTGCTCCCACTAATTGCTGCAAAAGCCCTGCACTCATACGTTGTTGTCCGTGATTTGCCAAAGCATGAGCAACTTCGTGTCCCATAACAGTTGCTAATCCTGCTTCGCCTTGTGCAATTTTCATTAATCCAGTGTAAACTACAATTTTTCCACCAGGCATACACCATGCGTTTACTGTGTTATCTTGCACCAATTTATATTCCCATTTATAATCTTTTAAATAATTAGAATATCCATTTGCTTTAAGCCATTGTTCGGATGCACTTTTAATTTTCGCACCTACACGTTGAACCATCTGTGCATCGCTAGTACCAGTTACCACTTTATTCTCTTTTATAAAAGTAGAATATTGTTGAAACGAAGATGCAAACAATGAACTATCAGGAACAAACGCCATTGTTTTTTTACCTGTAAACGGATTGGTAGCACACGCCAACAGTAAAGCTGCTACACTGCATAATACTAATACCTTTTTCATAGCTGTAAATTTTAATTTTTTCTAAAATTATGAAATAATCTAACGAATACCTTTTAAATTTGTTATGTAAAATTATAAAAATATGGCGCAAAAACAAGCAAAGGTTTTAGAAGTTCCTGCTTATATAAAGAATACATCAAAAGTTTTAAGTAAGTTGAATAAGAATTTGGCAGCTGCCTTTGCCTTAAAATTATTTGAAACCCCTATTAAGCACAAAATGCCAAAACGCGAGCACAAAATGTACGAGGTTTCGCATAAATCAAATTTGATCTTGCCCGATTGCCAAAAAGAAATAACGGTGTACGAAAACAAATTTGGTCCTAAAAAAGTACTGCTAGTGCACGGGTGGAATGGTCGAGGTACACAATTAGTATCTATTGCAAAAGCTTTTAAAGAGTTAAATTATACCATTGTAAGTTTTGATGCTCCGGGGCACGGTAAAAGTCCGAAAACCACAACCAATATGAAGCATTTTATTGAGGCTGTTTTTGAACTGGATAAAAAATACAACGGTTTTGATGTTATTGTGGGGCATTCGCTTGGCGGTATGAGTATTATTAATGCGTTAGGCAGAGGGGTATCTACCCCAAAAGCAGTTGTTATTGGTAGCGGCAACAAAACAAAAGATATTACCGAAGATTTTTTGACAACGATTGGCATGAGTAAAAAAATGACCCCTTTTTTAGTCAATTTATTTGAACGGAAATACCATGAAAAAATGACCAATTACGATGTGGAATTGCACGCAGAAAAAGTGCAGAACCCTGTTTTGGTCATTCACGATAAAAACGATAAAGATGTGCCTTTTTCATCGGCAGAAGCAATCAACAGTAAATTGATAAACGGTGAATTGATGATTACCGAAGGATTAGGACATCGGAAAATATTAGGAAATGAACAAGTTATTCAGAAAATTATTCAGTTTGTTACCAGTTAAATTATTTTGGATCATTGTATGTGTACAATTTATTAGCTGTAAAGAACAAACCGCAAACGCACAAAATAAAACCCAAACAACAGAAACTATGACAGAGAAAGACTGGAAAGAAAAGCTTACGCCCGAAGAATATTACATTTTACGAGAAAAAGGTACAGAAAGACCTTTTAGTGGTAAATACAACGATTTTTTTGAGAAAGGATCTTACGTTTGTGCCGCTTGCGGAAACAAACTTTTTAATTCGGATGCAAAATTTGACTCATCTTGCGGGTGGCCGTCTTTTGATCAGGCGATCGAAGGATCGGTAATTTACACGAAAGACACAAGTCACGGAATGATAAGAACCGAAGTTACCTGCGCAAAATGCAACGGACATTTAGGGCACGTTTTTGATGACGGACCAAAAGATACCACCGGAACCAGATATTGTATGAATTCGGTTTCTATAAAATTTATTCCAGCAAATTAATACATCAACTTAATATCTTTTAAATTAAAACAATGTAAATCGTCATTCTCAAGCTGTATAACCAATTGACCATGACGGTTTACTTCTTTAATAATTCCGTTGAATTTTCTACCGTTTTTATCCTCAAAAACACTGATAACGTCTTTTTTAAATAAATGGTTGTGGTAAAACTGCCATTCTTCTTCAATATTATTTTTTAGATTTTGTGTTCCTTTTTTAATGTTTTCAACAATATGGTTCAATAACAATTCAAAATCAACCGTTATTCCGTATTGGTTTAAGATAGAGGATGCTTGTGGAAATCCGTTAAAATCGGTCTGCAACAAATTAATGCCAATACCAATAATCGATGCTACTTTTCCATCACTGCCAATGCTGTTTTCTATTAAAATACCGGCAATTTTTTTATTGTATGACAAAATGTCGTTAGGCCATTTTATATAAATATTCGTTAAATTTAACGCAAATAATGCTTTTAATACCGCATTGGCAACTAATATGTTAAGCGAAAATAACCGATCAACAGTAAGATATTCTCCGTTTAGAAAAATACTGAACGTAAGGTTCTTAGCTTCATCGGTAACCCAGGTTGACCCCATTTGTCCTTTTCCTTTGGTTTGTACAGCAGCCCAAACCACCGTAAAATCAGCTAAATTATTGGTAGCTGACAAATTTTTTATAAAATCATTCGTAGAAGATATGGCATTGAGTTTGATTAAATACATTATAAATAGTATCTTTAGGAACTTTAGGGCAAAAATAACTTAAATAACCCGATACAATTTGATAAATTTGCAATAATTAAGTACAAAATACATACATGAACGAAAGCAAAAAGAACAACGAGGCGTTATTAGCCTTGATTATTGAAGGAATAGAAAACGTTAAAGGAGAAAATATTACCATTTTAGATTTAAGAGCCATTGAAAACACTGCTTGCGATTATTTTGTAATCTGCGATGGAAACTCAAACACACAGGTAAATGCCATTTCAGGATCTATACAGCGTACCGTATCTAAAGAGTTAAAAGATAAACCGTGGCACGTAGAAGGCACCGATCAGGCAAACTGGGTATTAATGGATTACATAAACATTGTGGTTCACATTTTCCAGAAAGAAACCCGCGAGTATTATAACATTGAAGATCTTTGGGGCGATGCAAAAATTACCCAGGTAACTTCTAACCATTCACACAGTAATTAATTTATGAAAAATCCCGTAAATAACAAGCCCAAGTATAACCCTTGGATGCTTTATGCAGGTTTAATATTTATACTTTTTGCCATTTCGTTAACAACAGGAAGTGGTGGTTTTGGCGATGGAAAAACAATAGGCTTGTCTAAATTTTATGAATATTTGGATAACAGTCAGGTAGAAAAAGTTGTTTTTAATAATTCATCAGCTCAGGTTTTTTTGAATGAGTCTGTAAAAAGCAATCCGGAACATCAAAAAAACAACAAACCCAATTTTTTGAGTTCAATGAGCAGTGGACCCGATTATGTGGTTGAAATTGCAAATAAAGATTTGTTAGAAGAACGGTTAGTTCAGGCAAAAAGCGAAGGTAAATTAAAAGAATTTTCAAACGAAAAAGAAAGCAACTGGGGCGGCATCCTTTTTTCATTATTGCCAATCATCTTAATTCCGGTAGTTTGGATTTTTATGATGAGACGAATGGGCGGCGCTAGCGGTGGCGGTGGCGGACAAATTTTTTCGATAGGAAAATCAAGAGCCCGTTTGTTTGATGAAAAAAGCGATACACGTATTACTTTTAACGATGTAGCCGGTTTAGAAGGTGCAAAAGAAGAAATCCAGGAAATTGTTGAATTTTTAAAGAATCCCGAAAAATATACCTCTATCGGAGGTAAAATCCCAAAAGGTGCTTTGTTGGTTGGTCCTCCGGGAACAGGTAAAACCTTATTGGCAAAAGCCGTTGCAGGTGAAGCGCAAGTACCGTTTTTCTCATTATCAGGTTCAGATTTTGTAGAAATGTTCGTGGGTGTTGGTGCATCGCGTGTTCGCGATTTGTTTAAACAAGCAAAAGATAAATCGCCGGCAATTATTTTTATCGATGAAATCGATGCGATTGGTAGAGCACGGGGAAAATCAAATTTTTCAGGTTCAAATGACGAACGCGAAAACACATTAAATCAATTGTTGACAGAGATGGACGGTTTTGGTACAAACACAAACGTTATTGTATTGGCAGCAACAAACCGTGCCGAAATTTTAGACAAGGCATTAATGCGTGCCGGACGTTTTGACAGACAAATTTATGTTGACCTTCCGGATGTTAACGAACGTAAACAAATTTTTGAAGTTCACTTAAAGAAAATTAAAAAAGTAGATAATCTTGATATTGATTTTCTTGCAAAACAAACACCAGGCTTTTCGGGTGCAGATATTGCAAACGTTTGTAACGAAGCTGCTTTAAC is from Flavobacterium dauae and encodes:
- the cmk gene encoding (d)CMP kinase; this encodes MKKITIAIDGHSSTGKSTLAKQLAKALNYIYVDTGAMYRAVTLYAIQQNFISETYFYTDKLIESLNQIYLSFKFNDDLGFAEIYLNDENVDDKIRSIEVSNFVSKIAAVSEIRTKLVQQQKKYGIDKGVVMDGRDIGTVVFPDAELKIFMTASAEIRAQRRFLEMQEKNMNVSFDEVLKNVVERDKIDSTRKDSPLIVAENAVVIDNSNLTREEQFNMILDLAQKTINIV
- the porQ gene encoding type IX secretion system protein PorQ produces the protein MRKLLTLVSLITLTTVNAQVGGKDAYQFLQMPTSPKQAALGGTNVTITGNEVNQVLYNPAALNDEMNNMLAVNFGRYYGDISLGSAAYAHKFNNGRNFHVGVTFLNYGSMEGYDENGTATGSFSGNDIAVSVGYAHPFQDTNFSVGANIKAISSTLESYNSFAVAADIGGLYNNDETGWTVGLTFKNLGGQLSSYEDTRESLPFRTVLGFSKLLENVPIRWHLTLDNLQKWDISFSNPNRSQVDLENNVTEEKVGFGNNLMRHIVLGVELFPEKNFNIRLGYNFKNGEEMKLLEQRSFAGFTAGFGLKVKRFRIEYAYNRFTLAGNTNLFGLSVKL
- a CDS encoding serine hydrolase domain-containing protein, translating into MRTTIYKTLFIGLLCQIGFAQSFDKTKLDKYFGELETHNKFMGSVAVSQNGQIIYSKAIGFADVEKNLKANELTKYRIGSISKTFTAVLVLKAVEEDKLSLNQTINSYFPGIKNSDKITIKQLLNHRSGIHNFTDDEAYVTYNTQPKTEKEMVEIITLAGSDFDPDTKFSYSNSNYVLLSYILEKSFKESYAQLLQKYIAKPLNLKNTYLGGKINTDNQEAKSYSNMGSWVAEPETDTSIPLGAGGIVSTATDLAKFNDALFQGKILKNESLELMKTINDGYGLGLFTLPFYDKTGYGHTGGIDGFSSIFTYFYDGKISYVLISNGTNVKINDISIAVLSAVYNKPYELPVFSTYKVTAQDLDKYLGMYVSKQIPLKIEITKEGATLIAQATGQSSFPLEAIEKDKFKFDLAGIVLEFNPVEKTVILKQGGGQFTFTKE
- the lon gene encoding endopeptidase La codes for the protein MSHEKIISLDNLSLQDLDSNAEFIPLFSQEDEEAMNKEEIPTELSILPLRNMVLFPGVVIPITAGRDKSIKLINEALEGNKTIGVVAQLNEEVEVPGGNDIYRFGTVAKILKTLKLPDGNITVILQGKKRFAIDEIIQENPYLKAKVVETEDTKPDTNDLEFKTIIETVKETAQEIVRENPNIPSEAAFALKNIESDSFLVNFVSSNLNLDVADKQALLEKNDLKERALETLRRMNTELQKLNLKNDIQTKVRIDLDQQQKEYFLHQQIKTIQEELGGVSHEQEFEEMRTKAKSKKWDAKVQEHFDKELSKMQRMNPQVAEFSIQRNYLELLLELPWNEYTVDKFDLKNAKKILDKDHYGLEDVKRRVIEHMAVLKLRNDMKSPILCLYGPPGVGKTSIGKSIAKAIGREYVRISLGGLRDEAEIRGHRKTYIGAMPGRIIQSIKKAKTSNPVFVLDEIDKLSSSHQGDPSSAMLEVLDPEQNKEFYDNFVELGFDLSKILFIATSNSLNTIQPALLDRMEVIEMNGYTIEEKTEILRQHLLPKQLKEHGLDAKTISIPKKVMEFIVTKYTRESGVRRLDKEVATIVRNIAKSIVLEEEFNEKLTEEDIVKILGAPKFDYDKYETNDVAGVVTGLAWTRVGGDILFIESILSEGKGTLTMTGNLGNVMKESATIALEYIKANSNLFGIDAKVFEKYKIHVHVPEGATPKDGPSAGIAMLTSMVSSFTQRKIKKNVAMTGEITLRGKVLPVGGIKEKILAAKRANIKEIILCKDNKRDIDQIKPEYLTGLTFHYVDKMTEVIDLALTNQKVKNAKELTVKEA
- a CDS encoding MFS transporter — protein: MKTFIKGEKKVLNAWAFYDWANSVYALVISSSIFPLFYGALFRLEDKESAPFFGIETPSESIISYVTAIGFLIIAFISPLLSGVADYLGNKKFFLKLFCFIGSISCMMLYFFDLNNLYISLLFYMLALIGFWGSLVFYNSYLPDIAYPEQQDTVSAKGYSLGYIGSVILLIINLAMVMKSELFGFDGPMQAMKFSFVLVGIWWLGFSQISYRLLPNFRNSNKINSQAFFSGFRELKRIFNELKQYPILKGYLGAFFVYSMAVQTVMIIAAYFGEKEVQWKDDDQRQMGLIVSILLIQLIAVVGAILTSKLSKRIGNINALIVINTAWIFICICAYFVVKPTSFYIVAAMVGLVMGGIQSLSRSTYSKLLPLNTKDTTSFFSFYDVTEKIGIVIGMIIYGGIAQITGKMQNAILFLIVFFAVGIILLIKTAKKQAIS
- a CDS encoding M48 family metallopeptidase; amino-acid sequence: MKKVLVLCSVAALLLACATNPFTGKKTMAFVPDSSLFASSFQQYSTFIKENKVVTGTSDAQMVQRVGAKIKSASEQWLKANGYSNYLKDYKWEYKLVQDNTVNAWCMPGGKIVVYTGLMKIAQGEAGLATVMGHEVAHALANHGQQRMSAGLLQQLVGAGVAVGTSEMNMSKETQELAMGAYGAGSNVFGMMPFSRKHESEADRIGLILMAIAGYNPDNATSFWQRMSAQSGSKTPELLSTHPSDQTRIANIKKLIPEAKAEAAKFGKKY